In the genome of Streptomyces sp. NBC_00190, one region contains:
- a CDS encoding TetR/AcrR family transcriptional regulator yields the protein MTRTPDASRRSDRSRRAILDAALALVGEVGYNRLTIEAIAARAGVGKQTIYRWWPSKAAVLLDASLALTGDAEAAAEWAGFPDTGDLAADLKHVLRATVDQLLDEKYAAPTRALTAAGATDPELGARFTERLLEPQLALYEARLRTAREAGQLAPDTDLRLTVEMLVGPLTYRWLLRTAPLTHAYTDALVDRVLGGVANVTAR from the coding sequence ATGACCAGGACCCCTGACGCCAGCCGCCGCAGCGACCGCTCCCGGCGGGCCATCCTCGACGCGGCACTCGCCCTGGTCGGGGAGGTCGGCTACAACAGGCTGACCATCGAGGCCATCGCGGCCCGCGCGGGGGTCGGCAAGCAGACCATCTACCGCTGGTGGCCGTCGAAGGCCGCCGTGCTGCTGGACGCCTCGCTGGCGCTCACCGGGGACGCGGAGGCGGCGGCCGAGTGGGCCGGCTTCCCGGACACCGGGGACCTCGCGGCCGACCTGAAGCACGTCCTGCGGGCGACGGTGGACCAGCTGCTCGACGAGAAGTACGCGGCCCCCACGCGCGCCCTGACGGCGGCCGGGGCGACCGACCCGGAGCTCGGCGCCCGCTTCACCGAGCGGCTGCTGGAGCCGCAGCTCGCCCTGTACGAGGCGCGGTTGCGCACGGCCCGGGAGGCCGGGCAGCTCGCGCCGGACACGGATCTGCGGCTGACGGTGGAGATGCTGGTCGGCCCGCTGACGTACCGCTGGCTGCTGCGGACGGCGCCGCTGACGCACGCCTACACCGACGCCCTCGTGGACCGGGTGTTGGGTGGGGTGGCCAACGTCACCGCCCGTTAA
- the ddaH gene encoding dimethylargininase, whose amino-acid sequence MSRFRRDDSLHTRRETCKSSASREEPSLRRDATPRRYLMCPPAHFKVTYSINPWMDPTKPVDLPLAHAQWEDLRDRYRALGHTVETLVPDPELPDMVFAANGALVVDGRVLGARFAYPERAAEAEIHLDWFRSHGYQDIHEPSHVNEGEGDFAVTATYILAGRGFRSSPLSHDEAQEFFGRPVIGLDLVDPRYYHLDTALSVLDGDEVMYYPAAFSPGSQAVLKRLFPDALLADGRDAAALGLNAVSDGRHVLLPQAATGLLAPLRDRGFEPVPMDLGELLKGGGSVKCCTQELRP is encoded by the coding sequence TTGTCCCGCTTCAGGAGAGACGATTCTCTCCACACTCGTCGTGAGACGTGTAAGTCGAGTGCAAGTCGTGAGGAGCCTTCTTTGCGCAGAGACGCCACACCCCGGCGCTACCTGATGTGCCCACCCGCACACTTCAAGGTCACGTACTCCATCAATCCGTGGATGGACCCCACGAAACCGGTGGACCTGCCCCTCGCACACGCCCAATGGGAAGACCTGAGGGACCGCTACCGCGCCCTCGGCCACACCGTCGAGACCCTCGTACCGGACCCCGAGCTGCCCGACATGGTCTTCGCGGCGAACGGTGCCCTCGTCGTCGACGGCCGGGTGCTCGGAGCCCGCTTCGCCTATCCGGAACGGGCCGCCGAGGCCGAGATCCACCTGGACTGGTTCCGCAGCCACGGCTACCAGGACATCCACGAGCCGTCCCACGTCAACGAGGGTGAGGGCGACTTCGCCGTCACCGCCACCTACATCCTGGCCGGCCGGGGCTTCCGCTCCAGCCCGCTCTCGCACGACGAGGCCCAGGAGTTCTTCGGCCGTCCCGTCATCGGCCTCGACCTGGTGGACCCGCGCTACTACCACCTGGACACCGCCCTGTCCGTCCTCGACGGGGACGAGGTCATGTACTACCCGGCCGCGTTCTCGCCGGGCAGCCAGGCCGTGCTCAAACGGCTCTTCCCCGACGCGCTGCTCGCCGACGGCCGCGACGCGGCCGCCCTGGGCCTCAACGCGGTCTCGGACGGCCGGCACGTCCTGCTCCCACAGGCGGCGACCGGCCTGTTGGCGCCCCTTCGGGACCGGGGGTTCGAGCCGGTCCCGATGGACCTGGGGGAGCTGCTCAAGGGCGGCGGCAGCGTGAAGTGCTGCACCCAGGAGCTGCGGCCCTGA
- a CDS encoding IS630 family transposase, translating to MGRPKAELTLSDEERVALEGWVRRRSTPQAWALRCRIILACAEGVSNKDVAVRLGSTPQAVGRWRARFVQYRIAGLGDMPRSGGPRSVTDGQVAAVVTRTLESKPKNATHWSTRSMAKEMGLSQSSVSRIWRAFGLQPHRSETFKLSTDPYFVDKVHDVVGLYLDPPERALVFCVDEKSQIQALDRSQPVLPMMPGVPERSTHDYVRAGTTTLFAALNVATGKVIGSLHRRHRAEEFKKFLVKLDKEVPAGLDVHLICDNYATHKTPDIKKWLLGHPRFHLHFTPTGSSWLNLVERWFAELTNKQIRRGVHKSVQALEKDIRDWIAAWNTDPKPYVWTKTADEILERLASYLNRIPDSED from the coding sequence ATGGGGCGGCCGAAGGCCGAGTTGACGCTGTCGGACGAGGAACGGGTCGCACTGGAGGGGTGGGTGCGGCGTCGTTCCACGCCGCAGGCGTGGGCTTTGCGGTGCCGGATCATCCTGGCCTGCGCCGAGGGTGTCTCGAACAAGGACGTGGCCGTCCGTCTCGGATCAACGCCTCAGGCGGTCGGCCGTTGGCGGGCCCGTTTCGTGCAGTACCGGATCGCGGGCCTGGGAGACATGCCGCGTTCCGGCGGCCCCAGATCGGTGACGGACGGGCAGGTTGCCGCGGTGGTCACCAGGACCTTGGAGTCCAAGCCGAAGAACGCGACGCACTGGTCGACGCGGTCGATGGCGAAGGAAATGGGCCTGTCCCAGTCCTCGGTCTCACGGATCTGGCGGGCGTTCGGCCTGCAGCCGCACCGCTCGGAGACCTTCAAGCTGTCGACCGACCCGTACTTCGTCGACAAGGTCCACGATGTCGTCGGCCTCTATCTGGACCCGCCCGAGCGGGCGCTGGTGTTCTGCGTGGACGAGAAGTCGCAGATCCAGGCCCTGGACCGGTCCCAGCCGGTGCTGCCGATGATGCCCGGGGTCCCGGAGCGGTCAACGCACGACTACGTCCGGGCCGGCACGACCACCCTGTTCGCCGCACTCAACGTGGCCACCGGCAAGGTGATCGGCTCCCTGCACCGCCGCCATCGGGCCGAGGAGTTCAAGAAGTTCCTGGTCAAGCTCGACAAGGAAGTGCCGGCAGGCCTGGACGTCCATCTGATCTGCGACAACTACGCCACCCACAAGACCCCGGACATCAAGAAGTGGCTGCTCGGCCACCCCCGGTTCCACCTGCACTTCACCCCGACCGGGTCGTCCTGGCTGAACCTGGTCGAGCGATGGTTCGCCGAACTCACCAACAAGCAGATACGGCGAGGCGTCCACAAGTCAGTCCAGGCCCTCGAGAAGGACATCCGTGACTGGATCGCCGCCTGGAACACCGACCCCAAGCCCTACGTCTGGACCAAGACCGCAGACGAGATCCTCGAACGCCTCGCCAGCTATCTGAACAGAATTCCCGACTCAGAAGACTAG
- a CDS encoding small ribosomal subunit Rsm22 family protein, translating to MNAFAPTTAETLRSALGGLLDGLPPKQASAAVERLIASYRGQTPTDAPVLRDRSDVAAYAAYRMPATFEAVRAALDGLAEAAPGWAPGSHVDVGGGTGAATWAVDATWDGPRETTVLDWAEPALALGKELAARGSEVLRGAAWRRAVIGSGLALPDADLVTVSYVLGELTPQARTAVVAEAARAGQAVVLIEPGTPEGYLRIREARDQLIAAGLQVAAPCPHDGTCPIEVGKDWCHFSARVSRSSLHRKVKGGSLPYEDEKFSYVAATRFPVEPAAFRITRKPQIRKGLVQLELCGPQSGDSAGLTRVNVTKRHGDLYKAARDADWGQDWPPPQER from the coding sequence GTGAACGCCTTTGCCCCCACCACCGCCGAGACCCTCCGCAGCGCGCTCGGCGGGCTGCTCGACGGACTCCCGCCCAAGCAGGCCTCGGCCGCCGTGGAGCGGCTCATCGCCAGCTACCGGGGGCAGACCCCGACCGACGCGCCCGTACTGCGCGACCGCTCCGACGTGGCGGCGTACGCGGCGTACCGCATGCCCGCCACCTTCGAGGCCGTCCGGGCGGCCCTGGACGGGCTCGCGGAGGCGGCGCCCGGCTGGGCGCCGGGCTCCCACGTGGACGTGGGCGGCGGCACCGGCGCGGCGACCTGGGCGGTCGACGCCACCTGGGACGGCCCTCGCGAAACCACGGTGCTGGACTGGGCGGAGCCGGCGCTGGCGCTCGGCAAGGAGCTGGCGGCCCGCGGCTCGGAGGTCCTGCGCGGGGCGGCGTGGCGGCGGGCCGTCATCGGCTCCGGGCTGGCCCTGCCCGACGCCGACCTGGTGACCGTCTCGTACGTGCTGGGCGAGCTGACCCCGCAGGCGCGGACGGCCGTCGTCGCCGAGGCGGCGCGGGCCGGCCAGGCCGTGGTGCTGATCGAGCCGGGCACACCGGAGGGGTACCTCCGTATCCGCGAGGCCCGCGACCAGCTGATCGCGGCGGGGCTGCAGGTCGCCGCGCCCTGCCCGCACGACGGGACCTGCCCGATCGAGGTCGGCAAGGACTGGTGCCACTTCTCGGCGCGGGTGAGCCGGTCCTCGCTGCACCGGAAGGTCAAGGGCGGCTCCCTCCCGTACGAGGACGAGAAGTTCAGCTACGTCGCCGCGACCCGCTTCCCGGTCGAGCCCGCCGCCTTCCGGATCACGCGGAAGCCGCAGATCCGGAAGGGGCTCGTCCAGTTGGAGCTGTGCGGCCCGCAGAGCGGTGACTCGGCGGGCCTGACCCGGGTCAACGTGACCAAGCGCCACGGCGACCTCTACAAGGCGGCGCGGGACGCCGACTGGGGCCAGGACTGGCCGCCGCCGCAGGAGCGCTAG
- a CDS encoding multidrug effflux MFS transporter — protein MSERAPATAPTPEPSPESPSASTAVAPLTAARRTGLLVTFVLGGLTALPPLSMDMYLPALPQVTSVLHSPAATVQLTLTACLAGMALGQLVIGPMSDKWGRRRPLLVGMTVYVLATAICALAPTTELLIGFRLLQGLAGAAAIVIARAVVRDLYDGVEMARFFSTLMLISGSAPIIAPLIGGQVLRVADWRGVFVVLTGVGLVLTLTVWRGLGETLPPERRQTGGVGAALRTMRGLLGDRVFTGYTLTGGFAFAVLFSYISASPFVVQEIYGASPQAFALLFGLNSVGLITVGQINGKLLVGRVSMDKTLSVGLGIITTAAVALLLMSTGVFGEVGLTPIAAALFVLMSAMGVVLPNTNAQALMRTPHAAGSASALLGTSSFLVGAVASPLVGIAGEDTAVPMALVQLVCALLSVGCFLGLCRPWQNRDPLASAA, from the coding sequence ATGTCGGAGAGAGCCCCCGCGACGGCACCCACACCCGAGCCGTCACCCGAATCGCCCTCCGCCTCCACCGCCGTCGCACCCCTGACGGCCGCACGCCGCACCGGGCTGCTCGTCACCTTCGTACTCGGCGGGCTCACCGCCCTGCCCCCGCTGTCCATGGACATGTACCTCCCGGCCCTGCCGCAGGTCACCAGCGTCCTGCACAGCCCGGCCGCGACCGTCCAGCTCACCCTCACCGCCTGCCTCGCCGGCATGGCGCTGGGCCAGCTCGTCATCGGCCCGATGAGCGACAAGTGGGGGCGCCGCCGGCCCCTGCTCGTCGGCATGACCGTCTACGTCCTGGCCACCGCGATATGCGCCCTCGCGCCGACCACCGAGCTGCTGATCGGCTTCCGCCTGCTCCAGGGCCTGGCCGGGGCGGCCGCGATCGTCATCGCCCGTGCCGTCGTACGCGACCTGTACGACGGGGTCGAGATGGCCCGCTTCTTCTCCACCCTGATGCTCATATCCGGATCCGCACCGATCATCGCCCCGCTCATCGGCGGCCAGGTGCTCCGCGTCGCCGACTGGCGCGGGGTCTTCGTCGTCCTCACCGGCGTCGGCCTCGTGCTCACGCTGACGGTCTGGCGCGGCCTCGGCGAGACCCTGCCGCCCGAACGGCGGCAGACGGGCGGCGTCGGTGCCGCGCTGCGGACCATGCGCGGGCTGCTCGGCGACCGCGTCTTCACGGGCTACACCCTGACCGGCGGCTTCGCCTTCGCGGTGCTCTTCTCGTACATCTCCGCCTCGCCCTTCGTGGTGCAGGAGATCTACGGAGCCTCGCCCCAGGCCTTCGCCCTGCTCTTCGGCCTCAACTCCGTCGGCCTGATCACCGTCGGCCAGATCAACGGCAAGCTGCTCGTCGGCCGGGTCAGCATGGACAAGACCCTGTCCGTCGGGCTCGGGATCATCACGACCGCGGCGGTGGCGCTGCTGCTGATGTCGACCGGGGTGTTCGGCGAGGTGGGGCTGACCCCGATCGCCGCCGCGCTGTTCGTGCTGATGTCGGCGATGGGCGTGGTGCTGCCGAACACCAACGCGCAGGCGCTGATGCGGACCCCGCACGCGGCGGGATCGGCCTCCGCGCTCCTCGGCACGTCGTCGTTCCTGGTCGGTGCGGTCGCCTCGCCGCTGGTCGGGATCGCGGGCGAGGACACGGCGGTGCCGATGGCGCTGGTCCAGCTGGTGTGCGCGCTGCTGTCGGTGGGCTGCTTCCTGGGCCTGTGCCGGCCCTGGCAGAACCGCGACCCGCTGGCGTCCGCCGCCTAG
- a CDS encoding bifunctional DNA primase/polymerase, producing the protein MGSESGRVKRGEQSRISQWLRRRPKPVAEDPGREREALLLAVAAAGLPLAPAAHPAGYRCSCDRIGCPTPARHPLSFAWQTQSTTDRAQVERWARNQPQANFITATGMVHDVLDVPLEAGTGALARLLEAGIEVGPVAESGGTGDQARMLFFTATRGTPEDEDEWWPCELDCHPETMDEHPGLRWHCRGSYVLVPPAALPGDQAVTWIRGMEHPLPDPLTLLETLTDACATYAGTSPQTPAAVAWPLGR; encoded by the coding sequence ATGGGGTCTGAGTCCGGCCGCGTCAAACGCGGCGAGCAGAGCAGGATTTCCCAGTGGCTGCGTCGGCGGCCGAAACCCGTCGCCGAGGACCCCGGACGAGAACGCGAGGCGCTGCTCCTGGCCGTCGCCGCGGCCGGTCTGCCGCTCGCCCCCGCCGCCCATCCCGCCGGCTACCGGTGTTCGTGCGACCGGATCGGCTGTCCGACGCCCGCACGGCACCCCCTCTCCTTCGCCTGGCAGACCCAGTCGACCACCGACCGCGCACAGGTCGAGCGGTGGGCGCGCAACCAGCCCCAGGCCAACTTCATCACCGCGACCGGCATGGTCCACGACGTGCTCGACGTCCCGCTGGAAGCCGGCACCGGCGCACTCGCCCGCCTGCTGGAGGCGGGCATCGAGGTCGGCCCGGTCGCCGAGTCGGGCGGCACGGGCGACCAGGCCCGGATGCTCTTCTTCACCGCCACCCGCGGCACGCCGGAGGACGAGGACGAGTGGTGGCCGTGCGAACTGGACTGCCATCCCGAGACCATGGACGAACACCCGGGCCTGCGCTGGCACTGCCGCGGCAGCTACGTCCTGGTCCCCCCGGCGGCCCTCCCCGGTGACCAGGCGGTCACCTGGATCCGCGGCATGGAACATCCCCTCCCGGACCCCCTCACCCTCCTGGAGACCCTGACGGACGCCTGCGCCACGTACGCGGGCACCTCGCCCCAGACCCCGGCGGCGGTCGCCTGGCCCTTGGGCCGCTAG
- the yaaA gene encoding peroxide stress protein YaaA, translating into MLVLLPPSEGKAAGGSGAPLKPQTLSLPGLAPARAEVLDELVELCAADELKAREVLGLSEGLRGEVAKNVELRSAAARPAGEIYTGVLYDALGLADLTPAARKLAEDALLVFSGLWGAVRITDRIPSYRCSMGVKLPGRGALGAYWRGPMADVLPAVAGDGLVLDLRSAAYAAAWKPKGETAGRTATVRVLHSRVVDGVEKRSVVSHFNKATKGRLVRDLLLAGAVPASPAELVTALRDLGYTVEAEAPAKAGKAWSLDVVVTQIHH; encoded by the coding sequence GTGCTCGTGCTGCTGCCGCCGTCCGAAGGAAAGGCCGCCGGCGGCTCCGGCGCACCGCTGAAGCCGCAGACGCTGTCGCTGCCGGGGCTGGCCCCGGCCCGTGCGGAGGTCCTGGACGAACTGGTCGAGCTGTGCGCCGCCGACGAACTGAAGGCGCGCGAGGTGCTGGGCCTGAGCGAGGGGCTGCGGGGCGAGGTCGCGAAGAACGTGGAGCTGCGCTCGGCGGCGGCCCGGCCGGCCGGGGAGATCTACACCGGGGTGCTGTACGACGCCCTGGGGCTGGCCGACCTGACCCCGGCCGCGCGGAAGCTCGCCGAGGACGCGCTGCTCGTCTTCTCGGGGCTGTGGGGCGCGGTGCGGATCACCGACCGGATTCCCTCGTACCGCTGCTCGATGGGTGTGAAGCTGCCGGGGCGCGGCGCGCTCGGCGCGTACTGGCGGGGGCCGATGGCGGACGTGCTGCCGGCTGTTGCCGGGGACGGGCTGGTGCTGGACCTGCGGTCGGCTGCGTACGCGGCGGCGTGGAAGCCGAAGGGGGAGACGGCGGGGCGGACGGCGACCGTGCGGGTGCTGCATTCGCGGGTGGTGGACGGAGTGGAGAAGCGGTCAGTGGTGAGCCACTTCAACAAGGCGACGAAGGGTCGTCTGGTCCGGGACCTGCTGCTGGCCGGTGCGGTCCCGGCGTCGCCCGCCGAGCTGGTCACGGCCCTGCGCGACCTGGGCTACACGGTCGAGGCCGAAGCCCCCGCGAAGGCGGGCAAGGCCTGGTCCCTCGACGTGGTCGTCACCCAGATCCACCACTGA
- a CDS encoding RNB domain-containing ribonuclease, with the protein MPRRLMHMTGADGAALRAALRELRTKLDVPEEFPAEVLAEAGRAAREPRLPGADATDIPFFTIDPPSSVDLDQAMHLAKRSTGGFRVHYAIADVAAFVTPGGPLDAEAHRRVTTLYFPDGKVPLHPAVLSEGAASLLPDQPRPALLWRLDLDAEGRVETTDVRRALVRSRARLDYDGVQKAIDTGTAEEPLALLKDIGLLREALEVERGGISLNVPEQEIVGHGDSYTLAYRAPLPADGWNAQISLMTGIAAADLMLAAGTGILRTLPTAPDGAVGRLRRAAKALRIDWPHHVPYAELVRSLDPHRPDHAAFLQECTALLRGAGYTVFTGGEAPDPALHAAVAAPYAHCTAPLRRLVDRYSGELCLAAVAGAEPPRWAVAALDALPEEMADGTRLANKAERECVDLVEAALLKNRVGEVFEAMVIDVDDREPKVGTVHLTDPAVVGRIVSASRELPLGERLRVLLAEADPGTAKVLFAPA; encoded by the coding sequence ATGCCACGCCGTCTTATGCACATGACAGGCGCAGACGGGGCTGCCCTGCGGGCCGCGCTGCGTGAACTGCGGACGAAGCTGGACGTACCGGAGGAGTTCCCGGCCGAGGTGCTCGCCGAGGCCGGGCGGGCGGCCCGGGAACCCCGCCTGCCCGGGGCCGATGCCACCGACATCCCGTTCTTCACGATCGACCCCCCGTCCTCCGTCGACCTCGACCAGGCCATGCACCTGGCGAAACGGTCCACCGGCGGCTTCCGGGTCCACTACGCCATCGCCGACGTCGCCGCCTTCGTCACCCCGGGCGGCCCGCTGGACGCCGAGGCCCACCGCCGCGTCACCACCCTCTACTTCCCCGACGGGAAGGTCCCGCTGCATCCGGCCGTGCTCTCGGAGGGCGCGGCCAGCCTGCTGCCCGACCAGCCCCGACCGGCGCTGCTGTGGCGCCTCGACCTCGACGCCGAGGGCCGGGTGGAGACCACCGATGTCCGTCGCGCCCTCGTACGCAGCCGCGCCAGGCTCGACTACGACGGCGTCCAGAAGGCCATCGACACCGGCACGGCGGAGGAGCCCCTCGCCCTCCTGAAGGACATCGGGCTGCTCCGCGAGGCCCTCGAAGTGGAGCGCGGCGGCATCTCGCTGAACGTGCCCGAGCAGGAGATCGTCGGGCACGGGGACTCGTACACCCTGGCCTACCGCGCCCCGCTGCCCGCGGACGGCTGGAACGCCCAGATCTCCCTCATGACCGGCATCGCCGCCGCCGATCTGATGCTGGCCGCCGGGACCGGCATCCTGCGCACCCTGCCCACCGCGCCCGACGGCGCCGTCGGCAGGCTCCGGCGGGCGGCGAAGGCCCTGCGGATCGACTGGCCGCACCACGTCCCGTACGCCGAACTCGTGCGCTCCCTCGATCCGCACCGTCCCGACCACGCGGCCTTCCTCCAGGAGTGCACGGCCCTTCTGCGCGGCGCCGGATACACCGTCTTCACCGGCGGCGAGGCCCCGGACCCGGCGCTCCACGCGGCGGTCGCGGCCCCGTACGCCCACTGCACGGCGCCGCTGCGCCGGCTGGTCGACCGATACTCGGGCGAGCTGTGCCTGGCGGCGGTGGCCGGGGCTGAGCCCCCGCGCTGGGCGGTGGCGGCGCTGGACGCGCTCCCCGAGGAGATGGCGGACGGCACCCGGCTCGCCAACAAGGCCGAGCGGGAGTGCGTGGACCTGGTCGAGGCCGCGCTGCTCAAGAACCGCGTCGGGGAGGTCTTCGAGGCGATGGTGATCGACGTCGACGACCGGGAGCCGAAGGTCGGCACGGTCCATCTGACCGACCCGGCGGTGGTCGGCCGCATCGTGTCCGCCTCGCG